TATGTCGGGACGCTTGGGCTTGTTGAAAAGCCCCGCTGCGCTGATGAGGATATGCGGCCTGTGCACCGTCTCCGCGCCGTCGCGCCCGCGCAGCACAACCTCCCAGCACCGCTCCGGCTCCAGCCACTCCGCCGACACCATTTCCATGCCGAGGGTAATGTCGTCGCGGACGCCATATTTGTCGATGACGTAATTGAGGTACTTCATCGACTCGTTGCGCGCCGCGAAGAACTCTGACCAAGGATAGTTTTTTTCGAACTTGAACTGATACAGGTAGCTCGACGTATCGACCCTCGCATCCGGATAGTCGTTCGTGCACCAGGTGCCGCCGATATCGGGGTTGCGGTCATAGACGTGAAAAGGAATGCCGAGCCGCTTGAGCTGGATGGCCGCAGCGATGCCGCTGATTCCCGCCCCGACGATCATGATGTCGAACTTGTCTGCGTTCGGCGGCACGGAGCCGCCGGACCACCGAACGTCGCGCGGATAGTCTTCGAAGGCGAGTTCCTCGTAACCGAAGCGCTCATCATTCTCCGACAGCGGCTTGCCTGCAAAGATTGCCATCAGCGTCGCTGCCTCGGCGCGTGAGGGCGGCGGGGGAAGGAGATCTCGTCTATGGTGATTTTCCACCCATTCGAGCGCCTTGTCCTTGATCAATTGCTGATATTCGGGCGGCGTCGCGTAGGCGACCAGCGCTCCGCCGCGGATCGGGGACTCGATCGTGGGAATCGCTGCGAGTTCCGGATCGCCGGTAAGCTGATGAATCGCCATCCGCAGGACGTTCATGGACGCCATGTCGAGCGCGCGGCGAACGAGCGCCGGATCGAACGCTGCTACGTCAATGGTACTGGGCATGCCCTTCCTCTCCTTGTGCGACCCTGTGGGGGCCTGCGTGATGCTGTGGTAACGATGCGAACGATATCGCCGCAGAGGTCGGCCTTCGTCCATCGCTCGTTGAGCCACAGCTTGATGCCTTTTTGTGCAAGTGGCAGAAGCGGACGCACCTTTTTCAGGGCCGACAATGCAAAGGACATCAGGGAGCAGGGAACCGTCGCCTTTCCAAAAGCATGAGTTGCGGCCATGGAGCAGCGACGTCTGTCAATGACATCAAGAAAGACAACAAGCAGTTGCCCAGAGTGCATTTGACCGACACACCATCGCACCATATGGTGCGCATAGTTACAATCTATATACTAACATGTCTTCGCCCCTGAGCTTCGGCACTGGCAAAAAATCTGCCTGATGCCGGCAGTGCGGCGAAGAGAGGGGGAGTTGTGCCGAATCTATATGGGGTCGCACGCTTGCGACTGGCGCCGCATCGGGCATTATCGCCAAATCGCGCCAGCATTTGCAGTATCCAGTGCCTTCGCGCGCTATGGGTATGAATGCCAAGGCCAAACCGAAGCTAGCGGCAGAGCCGATTTCGGCTGCGCCTTCGCGATTCTTCATTCCGTCGAAGAGCAGGGCCTCGGCCCCCGCCTGCCCAGATCAGGAGCGCAAGCACCGCGAGGTAAATCCTGGTCAACCGGAGGCAGGCGCAGCCCTGTCCGTCCGGCATACCGGAGTGGGTCTATGACAGCGACATAAAAGGCCGGTTCATGTCAGCCGGACGGCCATCAGGTCGCCGACAGTAAAGCATGGCCAATTTTTTTGAATGGGGAGGACATATAATGACATCCAGTCTAACATTTTGCCGCAGTGTCTCGACGATGGCCTTGGCCATGGCGGCGATTGCGTTGCCGACCGTGGCCGAGGCGCAGGGCACAACGCAACCCGCCACCGCTCAGCAGACGCAGGGCAGTCCGGTCGACGATGCAATCGTGGTCACCGCACGCAAGCGGGAAGAAACGATCCAGAACGTGCCGACCACGGTCACAGCGGTCGGCAGCGAATCGCTGGAAACCCGAGCGGTGACGGATCTTCGCGCCCTCAGCGGGTATGTGCCGAACGTGACTGTCGAGCAGGCGACCACCTCATCCTCGGGATCACAGATCTTCCTGCGCGGCATCGGCATCGACAATACCGGCTTTAACACCGATCCCACGGTTGGCGTTTATCTTGACGATATTTTCATCGGCCGCCTGGTCGGATCGATGGTCGGCGCTCTTGATATGGAACGCATCGAGGTGCTGCGCGGGCCGCAGGGCACGCTCTACGGGCGCAATGCCACCGCCGGCGCAGTGAAATACGTGACCGTCAAGCCCAACCTTGACGACAGCAGCGCGAAATTCTCCGCCACGGTCGGGAGTCGCGATCGCGTCACCTTACGCGGCTCGGCCAATATCGTGCTGGTCCCGGACAAGCTTGCCCTGCTCGCAAGCGCACAGTGGCACAAGCAGGAGGGATATATCACCCTCTACGACGCCGCTGGCGCCGACACGGGACTGCGTTCGAACGCACGCGATGTCCAGGATTATCGCCTTGCCCTGCGCTACCAGGCTAGCGATGCGATGACGATCGATATTACAGGAGATTATTCGCACAATCGTTCGGGGCTTCAGTCGCTGACACCGACTAACTGCGCCGCACTCGGCACGCGCCCGGGCACGGTGTATGATGCAGCGACGGACAGCTTCGGCCCCGGACAGGTCAATGCGGGGCAGCTGGAACGCTGCCCGCTGTTCTACAATGATCCCTATGCAAGCTACATTGGCCCGTTCAACTATAATGATCCGAAGTTTGACTCGGCCGGCATATCTGGCACGATCGCCTATGATCTGGACTGGGCCACGTTGAAGTCGGTCACCGGATATCGCGGGTTCCGCGATATCTTTGTCAGCGCTCTTTATGCAAAGCCGCTGCCGTCGCTTAACGTCAACCTGGTCAACCGGCTCAAGCAACGGCAGTTCCAGCAAGAGTTTCAACTGAGTTCCAATGGCCGGTCCTTCATCGATTACACGGTCGGCCTGTTCTATTACAATGAGAAGGTCGATTCCGATTACCGCACACAGATCGGTGCGGGAGCCGGGCCGCTTCCCCTGCCCCGCCTCAATCTCGATTCGCAGAAAACGAACAGCTATGCCGTCTACGGCGAGATCTATATCCATCCGATGGAGCGTCTCGAACTGACGCTTGGCGGACGGATGTCGTGGGACAACAAGGATGTCGACCGCCAGCTGTTTCCGACCACTGCCTCCACGACTCCCAGCCTGACCTATAAGGGCAGCATCAAGACCGACGTTTTCACGCCAAAGATCGGCATCAGCTATCAACTCGAAGATGCGCTGCTTTATGCAACCTATTCCCAGGGCTATCGCTCGGCTGGATGGGCCAACACCACAGCGACGTCGCTCGCAAATCTGATGCTGGAATTTGGAACCGAGGACGAGAAATCGTACGAGGCCGGGATCAAGTCGCAGTTCTTCGACCGCAGGCTGACGCTGAATCTCGCTGCATTTCAGGCCGAGTATAACAACCTTCAGGCGACTTTGACCGCCAACGGTCAGACCATCGTGGTCACTTCCGATGCCCGCATTCAGGGATTGGAGCTGGAAGCCTCGGTTCGGCCGCTCCCGGGCCTCAATATCTTCGGCAACCTCGCGCTGATGAAAGACAAGTATCTCAAGCAGCCGCCGGGTCTGTTCTACGCGCGGCGGCTTAAGCATCTGGCGCGGGAGAGCTTTCTGCTTGGCTTCAATTACGATCAAGGCGTGCCGCAGATCAAAGGCAACATTTTCCTGGGCGCCGATGTCCGGTATCAGGGGAAGGCGTTTCGTAATGTCGCGAACACCATCGATCAGAAGAGCGGCGCCTATACGCTCGTCAACGCCCATATCGGTTATCGCAGCGAAGACGAGCGCTACACCGTCACGTTGGGCGGCACCAACATCACCAACAAGACCTATTATCTGCTTGGCACCGAGAATCAGACGCGCAGCTATCAGCCACCGCGCGAATGGTATCTGACGCTCGCGACGCAATTCTAATTTGATCCGCCCGGCATCGCCAAAGGTGCCGGGCGCTTCGTGCATTTTCGGAGACTATGATGAACAAAGGCGAAGGCCTCGATTTCTCAGGCCGCACCGCGCTAGTGGTTGGTGCTGGTGCGGGCATCGGCGAAGCGATCGTCGGGCTTCTGGCACGGCACGGTTGCAACGTCGCCTGTGTGGATGTGGATGGCGAACGGGCCGAGGCAGTTGCCGGGCAGGCGCGCCATTTGGGGGTCAGTGCCTGCGCGATCGCGGCAAACATTCTCGATGACGATGAGGCCGCTGGCGTCGTCGCTTCAGCCCAGCAGGCGCTCGGCCCCGTCGACATTCTGATCACCGTGGTCGGATCGACGGCGTTCCGGCCGCTTCTGGAAACGAGCGCCGACGACTGGGACAAAGAGCAGCAGATCAACCTGCGCTATGTATTCATCGTGG
This region of Sphingobium sp. MI1205 genomic DNA includes:
- a CDS encoding TonB-dependent receptor, with protein sequence MTSSLTFCRSVSTMALAMAAIALPTVAEAQGTTQPATAQQTQGSPVDDAIVVTARKREETIQNVPTTVTAVGSESLETRAVTDLRALSGYVPNVTVEQATTSSSGSQIFLRGIGIDNTGFNTDPTVGVYLDDIFIGRLVGSMVGALDMERIEVLRGPQGTLYGRNATAGAVKYVTVKPNLDDSSAKFSATVGSRDRVTLRGSANIVLVPDKLALLASAQWHKQEGYITLYDAAGADTGLRSNARDVQDYRLALRYQASDAMTIDITGDYSHNRSGLQSLTPTNCAALGTRPGTVYDAATDSFGPGQVNAGQLERCPLFYNDPYASYIGPFNYNDPKFDSAGISGTIAYDLDWATLKSVTGYRGFRDIFVSALYAKPLPSLNVNLVNRLKQRQFQQEFQLSSNGRSFIDYTVGLFYYNEKVDSDYRTQIGAGAGPLPLPRLNLDSQKTNSYAVYGEIYIHPMERLELTLGGRMSWDNKDVDRQLFPTTASTTPSLTYKGSIKTDVFTPKIGISYQLEDALLYATYSQGYRSAGWANTTATSLANLMLEFGTEDEKSYEAGIKSQFFDRRLTLNLAAFQAEYNNLQATLTANGQTIVVTSDARIQGLELEASVRPLPGLNIFGNLALMKDKYLKQPPGLFYARRLKHLARESFLLGFNYDQGVPQIKGNIFLGADVRYQGKAFRNVANTIDQKSGAYTLVNAHIGYRSEDERYTVTLGGTNITNKTYYLLGTENQTRSYQPPREWYLTLATQF